From Montipora foliosa isolate CH-2021 chromosome 6, ASM3666993v2, whole genome shotgun sequence, a single genomic window includes:
- the LOC138007797 gene encoding uncharacterized protein isoform X1: MAKSLSSFHLFAGFLIVFKLLPKGFSLECHTCYSTKSWDDCLEYSKVARCPDDFDTCLIVFTSKLHTNGQQLDEFAKTCWIQEQCNDKKCRQEITDRKQYGNITANYCGHRCCTEDRCNTGIVLASISGASLSSTLLINCMTILPILSSLVVNCLS; the protein is encoded by the exons ATGGCCAAAAGTCTTTCTTCATTTCATCTCTTCGCGGGATTCTTGATCGTGTTCAAGTTGTTGCCAAAAG GCTTTTCTCTGGAATGTCACACGTGCTATTCAACAAAATCCTGGGATGATTGCTTGGAATACAGCAAGGTTGCACGATGCCCCGATGACTTTGATACATGCTTGATAGTGTTTACTTCAAAGCTGCATACAAATGGCCAACAGCTTGACGAATTTGCAAAAACCTGCTGGATCCAG GAACAATGCAACGACAAAAAGTGCCGACAGGAAATTACCGATCGAAAGCAATATGGGAACATCACAGCAAACTACTGCGGTCACCGATGCTGCACTGAAGACCGATGCAACACTGGGATTGTGCTTGCTAGTATTTCAGGAGCGAGCTTGTCTTCAACCTTACTTATAAATTGCATGACTATTTTACCTATTTTAAGCTCTttagttgttaattgcctatccTAG